The Flammeovirga pectinis genomic interval TCTTCCTTTATTTTAATCTCTGGAAAGCACTTATTAGAACACCTTCATGAAATTGGTTTTTTAAATAACCAATTCACTATTTATAGCTTACTCACCTTAAGGGTACTATTAATTGTACTTCTTTTCTTCTTTAATGTATCCTTAATATTTAGGTTTGCTCCTAGTGAAGTAATGAAGAAAAGAATCTTTAATCCGGGTTCCGTTGTAGCAACAACCCTATCTATTGTAGTATCATTACTCTTTGGGCTGTACTTAGATACATTTAATTCTTATGATATTCTATATGGTTCACTTGGTGCAATTATGGGATTAATGGGATGGATTTTTATAATTGCTATGATATTACTTATTGGTTTTCAAATCAATACAACAATAGAAGAAGCTCAACTTTGGACGGAGTCTAATCCTCCTGAAGAATTTAGATAAAGTTATTTAATTTTATTTGTATTTTTTATTGATCAAAATGTTGGAAATTAAAATCCAACCATGCATATTTGCACACGTAATCACTCACAGAGAGTTGGCAGAGTGGTCGAATGCGGTAGTCTTGAAAACTATTGTACCGCGAGGTACCGGGGGTTCGAATCCCTCACTCTCTGCTAAAAAACCTTTAGAATTCGTTCTGAAGGTTTTTTTTATGCCTATACTTTTTTGTAAATTTAGAAGAGGTAATAATCCGATTAATTGATTTACTCGATAATTAATAAAAATTTGGACATAAAATGCATCTTTTCTCTATGGAAAACGTATATGTAAATAAGTGTCAAATAAAACAATTAACATCATTAACATGTCTAAAAAATTAGTAAAATCAACATCAAATGCGGTCTTTTCTGGAGTATGTAGCGGTATTGCAAAATACTTCAATATAGACCCTACAATCATTCGTTTAGGTTTTGTGATCAGTTTCTTTTTCGGTCTCGGATCACCTGGTCTTATTTACTTAGTAATGGCATTTGTAATGCCTAAAGACGATACTTATTTCTATTAACAGGTAACTGTTGTAGTTTAAATACAAAAAAGGGAATCAATCTTAAATCGATTGATTCCCTTTTGTTTTTTATTCATCTAATAAACATCGACTAATTACTAGTTTTTGAATATTTGAAGTGCCTTCTCCAATAGTACAAAGCTTGGCATCTCTGTAATATTTTTCTACTGGATAATCTTTCGTAAAACCATATCCACCAAAAATCTGTACAGCTTCGTCTGCACATTTTACAGCCACTTCTGATGCATAATATTTTGCCATTGCAGAAGCCTTATTTATATTTTCTCCTCTTTCTTTTTTTATTATAGATTCCTTAATTAATAATCTTGAAGCTTCTACTTGCGTAGCCATATCTGCAAGTTTAAAAGACACCCCTTGAAAAGAAGAGATTGATTTACCGAACTGTTTACGTTCTTGAGAATACTCTAAAGCACATTTTAATGCTCCTTTAGCTATTCCATAACCAAGGGCTGCGATAGAAATCCTTCCTCCATCAAGAATTTTTAATGCTTGGACAAACCCCTCACCTACTTCTCCTAAGATATTTCCCTCAGAAACTCTACAATCCTCAAAAATCATTTCTGTAGTTTC includes:
- a CDS encoding PspC domain-containing protein, giving the protein MSKKLVKSTSNAVFSGVCSGIAKYFNIDPTIIRLGFVISFFFGLGSPGLIYLVMAFVMPKDDTYFY